One Turneriella parva DSM 21527 genomic region harbors:
- a CDS encoding tetratricopeptide repeat protein, producing the protein MIEAPHRRLKTIVALGILAGLVVAAYFTLNSRTALDGFDPAAIRDERDIKVESLLELLRLDPKDYKTHGELAKVYFELKKYNDAEKHALSAVELGKGQNASAAFLAEQYLLLSKIYQAMGTPEALEKSLRYAELAAAADPTKTAPLKRKGQVFEAQKKGDKARLEYLKALKLDEKDPETYALLANQEFKKGKKKAAMEWLKMGVRRNPTSAIAFRNLARGYNRIGDLTKAKEAYERALALDPKNGALRYEYAKLLRKLGDEKGYLAELQRAHADAPNDARILAAMGDAELAAGNKRRALELYREALKRDGSNAALRSRYTALYNELKAAENKSAGADGKSGTTGGNGGTGADGTNGQPGGGSGNSTGAAGEAGGSAGSDKNAAGGGKGESTQGESLESGAGNKNGKKSSDGNAAAAIEAGKKAFAEKDYGAAEAQFRKALEKDPENADARYFLGRALEAQGKNEAAIAEYRRLLAQDPTHAKGNYYLGRLLYQAQKYAEAERHFAASVKSDGAFAPARYSQGLAQEKQGKTSEALASYQGASAADPKLTQAEFNRAIIFKKKGQYDEALAALAKSGNGSDVDYQRGEILLKQKKYAESKEAFQRVLKEKPQHYEAAFNLALSYHKLGDPAGADQVLSKVIRDDSPADLHYTYGKLLEDSGELAGAEKQYRASVQKNPGYFKGWLNLGRVAAKAQKYDQAEMAYRKAQALEADSLEANLNLANVLYKQKKHQNAIEYFEAARLKSNSKEVALPLAGSYEETQQNEKAAKVYQQFLNENPKDRVALERLGYLYYRKMRDKDKALEQFNKLLKYYPDSEKAAEYKGIVKLIEKQKAE; encoded by the coding sequence ATGATCGAAGCTCCGCACAGACGGCTGAAGACTATAGTCGCCTTGGGTATTCTCGCGGGGCTTGTAGTCGCGGCGTATTTTACTCTGAATTCGCGTACCGCGCTCGACGGCTTTGACCCGGCAGCGATTCGCGATGAGCGCGATATCAAGGTAGAGTCGCTGCTTGAGCTGCTGCGCCTCGACCCGAAAGACTACAAGACACACGGCGAGCTCGCAAAAGTCTACTTTGAGCTCAAGAAATATAACGATGCAGAAAAGCACGCGTTATCGGCCGTCGAACTCGGCAAAGGGCAAAATGCATCCGCAGCGTTTCTCGCCGAACAGTACCTGCTGCTTTCCAAAATCTACCAGGCGATGGGTACACCTGAAGCTCTGGAAAAGTCGTTGCGTTACGCTGAGCTCGCCGCCGCAGCCGACCCTACCAAGACTGCGCCCTTGAAGCGCAAGGGGCAGGTATTCGAGGCGCAGAAGAAAGGGGACAAGGCCCGCCTCGAATACCTCAAGGCGTTGAAACTCGATGAAAAAGATCCCGAGACTTACGCGCTGCTCGCGAATCAGGAATTCAAAAAAGGCAAGAAAAAAGCGGCGATGGAATGGTTGAAAATGGGCGTGCGCCGCAACCCCACGAGTGCGATTGCCTTTCGTAACCTGGCGCGCGGTTATAACCGCATCGGTGACCTGACAAAAGCCAAAGAGGCCTATGAGCGCGCGTTGGCTCTCGACCCGAAAAACGGTGCTCTGCGTTACGAATATGCGAAACTTTTGCGAAAGCTCGGCGATGAAAAAGGTTATCTCGCAGAGCTGCAACGTGCGCACGCAGATGCCCCTAACGATGCACGCATACTGGCTGCAATGGGTGACGCCGAACTTGCTGCAGGTAACAAGCGCCGGGCGCTCGAACTCTACCGTGAAGCACTGAAGCGCGATGGCTCGAACGCCGCGCTGCGCTCGCGCTACACTGCTCTCTACAACGAGCTGAAGGCGGCAGAGAATAAATCAGCGGGTGCTGACGGTAAATCGGGCACAACTGGTGGTAACGGCGGTACCGGAGCTGATGGTACAAACGGCCAGCCGGGTGGCGGCTCAGGCAATTCAACAGGTGCAGCGGGTGAAGCCGGCGGCTCAGCAGGCAGCGACAAGAATGCAGCGGGCGGCGGCAAAGGTGAGAGCACTCAGGGCGAAAGTCTCGAGAGTGGTGCGGGCAACAAGAACGGCAAGAAATCCTCCGATGGCAATGCCGCTGCAGCGATCGAAGCCGGCAAAAAGGCTTTTGCTGAAAAAGATTATGGAGCCGCCGAGGCGCAGTTTCGCAAGGCCCTTGAGAAAGACCCTGAGAATGCAGACGCGCGGTATTTTCTCGGCCGTGCACTCGAGGCTCAGGGCAAGAATGAAGCGGCCATAGCCGAATACCGCCGGTTACTCGCGCAAGACCCGACGCATGCAAAGGGCAATTATTATCTGGGCAGGCTTCTCTACCAGGCGCAGAAATACGCCGAGGCCGAGCGCCATTTTGCAGCTTCGGTGAAATCTGACGGCGCGTTTGCACCCGCGCGTTATTCGCAGGGCCTCGCGCAAGAAAAACAGGGCAAGACCAGCGAAGCTCTCGCTTCGTATCAGGGGGCAAGCGCTGCTGACCCCAAGCTGACGCAGGCCGAGTTTAACCGTGCGATTATCTTCAAGAAGAAGGGTCAGTACGATGAAGCGCTCGCTGCACTGGCAAAAAGCGGCAATGGCAGCGATGTGGATTACCAACGCGGCGAGATATTGCTAAAACAGAAGAAATACGCCGAATCGAAAGAAGCCTTTCAGCGCGTCTTGAAAGAAAAGCCGCAGCACTATGAGGCTGCCTTTAACCTGGCGCTGTCTTACCACAAACTCGGCGACCCCGCCGGAGCCGACCAGGTCTTGTCGAAGGTGATACGCGACGATTCGCCCGCCGACCTGCACTATACGTACGGTAAGCTGCTCGAAGACAGTGGCGAGCTCGCCGGCGCCGAAAAACAATACCGGGCTTCTGTGCAGAAGAATCCTGGTTATTTTAAGGGCTGGCTGAACCTCGGCCGGGTAGCGGCGAAGGCGCAAAAGTATGATCAGGCTGAAATGGCTTACCGCAAGGCGCAGGCGCTCGAAGCCGATTCGCTTGAAGCCAACCTGAATCTTGCGAATGTACTCTACAAACAGAAGAAGCACCAGAACGCGATCGAATATTTCGAGGCCGCGAGGCTCAAAAGCAACAGCAAAGAGGTTGCGCTGCCGCTTGCCGGCAGCTACGAAGAAACGCAGCAGAACGAGAAGGCAGCAAAGGTCTACCAGCAGTTTCTGAACGAAAACCCCAAAGACCGTGTAGCGCTCGAGAGGCTGGGGTATCTCTATTACCGTAAAATGCGTGACAAAGACAAAGCGCTGGAGCAGTTTAACAAACTGCTGAAGTATTATCCCGATTCAGAGAAGGCTGCCGAATATAAGGGTATCGTGAAGCTGATCGAAAAGCAGAAAGCAGAATAG
- a CDS encoding cellulose synthase family protein, with translation MDALFVISLIIYILDIIVLFYYGIHCFVMVRLFFKYRKNCETDAGRLEELKAKMKVWPRVTIQLPMFNEYYVAERLIDTTMKVRYPKNKLEVQVLDDSTDETTDLVRKKVAAYRKKGYDIKLIHRVNRQGHKAGALKEAQEVAKGEFVAIFDADFMPAEDFLEKTVPYFYEADDIGMVQTRWGHINADYSILTKGQSLGIDGHFTIEQIARGGSGLWMNFNGTAGIWRKTCIYDAGNWSADTLTEDFDLSYRAELKGWRFKYIVDVVNPAELPATVTAYKSQQFRWCKGSIQTTVKLAPTIFRTDLSWPVKLEALTHLTNYMVHPLMVINILATLPVLYFSERLGNLSDAVIGISAVFFSLGTFGPIAMYLVSQKVLYNRWANRLAWMPILTMIGTGIAVSNTRAVWQALTGKKSAFIRTPKLRIEGQKDKVAERMKYAAHVKLDKTPFLEFFMGVYALVIIYTAFNFNRTMFVPFMVMYACGFFYISFASFFENFKEMRAKKQFAMASALSVVAQKAE, from the coding sequence ATGGACGCTCTGTTTGTCATCAGCCTCATCATCTATATTCTTGATATCATCGTGCTCTTCTATTACGGCATACACTGCTTTGTCATGGTGCGCCTCTTCTTCAAGTACCGCAAGAACTGCGAGACCGATGCCGGTCGTCTCGAAGAGCTGAAAGCCAAAATGAAAGTCTGGCCCCGGGTCACGATTCAGCTACCGATGTTCAACGAATATTACGTGGCCGAGCGCCTTATCGATACCACGATGAAGGTGCGTTACCCCAAGAACAAACTGGAAGTTCAGGTACTCGACGATTCAACCGATGAAACGACCGACCTGGTGCGCAAGAAAGTTGCGGCTTACAGAAAGAAAGGTTACGACATTAAACTCATTCACCGCGTGAACCGCCAGGGCCACAAGGCCGGTGCGCTCAAAGAAGCGCAAGAGGTGGCGAAGGGCGAATTTGTGGCAATCTTCGATGCGGATTTTATGCCTGCTGAAGACTTTCTCGAAAAGACGGTACCCTACTTCTACGAAGCTGATGACATCGGCATGGTGCAGACCCGTTGGGGCCACATCAATGCCGACTACAGCATTCTGACCAAAGGCCAGAGCCTCGGCATCGACGGCCACTTCACCATTGAACAGATCGCGCGCGGCGGCTCAGGCTTATGGATGAACTTCAACGGAACAGCCGGCATCTGGCGCAAGACCTGCATCTACGACGCAGGCAACTGGTCGGCCGACACCCTGACCGAAGACTTCGACCTCTCGTACCGCGCCGAACTCAAGGGCTGGCGCTTCAAATACATCGTCGACGTCGTGAACCCCGCAGAGCTGCCCGCCACCGTCACGGCTTATAAGTCGCAGCAGTTTCGCTGGTGCAAGGGGTCAATTCAGACAACTGTCAAACTCGCACCGACAATCTTTCGCACCGACCTCAGCTGGCCGGTAAAGCTCGAAGCGCTGACACACCTCACGAACTATATGGTGCACCCGCTGATGGTGATCAACATTCTCGCGACGCTGCCGGTGCTCTATTTCAGCGAACGCCTTGGTAACTTATCTGATGCCGTGATCGGTATCTCTGCCGTTTTCTTTTCACTCGGTACCTTTGGCCCGATTGCAATGTACCTCGTTTCACAAAAAGTTCTCTACAATCGCTGGGCCAACCGCCTCGCGTGGATGCCGATTCTCACCATGATCGGTACCGGTATCGCGGTCTCAAACACACGCGCTGTGTGGCAGGCTTTGACTGGTAAGAAATCCGCATTTATTCGCACCCCGAAACTGCGCATCGAAGGCCAGAAAGATAAGGTGGCCGAGCGCATGAAATATGCGGCGCACGTGAAACTCGACAAAACACCGTTTCTCGAATTCTTTATGGGTGTATACGCGCTCGTGATTATCTACACTGCTTTCAACTTCAACCGCACCATGTTCGTGCCTTTCATGGTCATGTATGCCTGCGGTTTCTTCTACATCAGCTTTGCCTCATTCTTTGAAAACTTCAAAGAGATGCGCGCCAAAAAGCAGTTCGCTATGGCTTCGGCTCTATCGGTAGTCGCGCAGAAGGCTGAGTAA
- a CDS encoding prepilin peptidase, translated as MAVLMPVAAAVFFAVWHSFCDALAWRIYEAFYSPRRKQVADKYRFVLGGSSRCEACSAPVSIRGLVPVVGFFLVKGRCERCTRPISWRFPVFEALAAVYGLTLGLKELAPAEFVLATIVYALIWVVIATDYRVLLIPTEAILGLLITGLVGLLLIRYPQWYRFESIDLGLDLSVAFVWYALFHLLRIASGYKMGLADVRLVLALGFLLGHPLALYLPGFAAMLAIGFYLLRRYSVLIYAPSETQIPFGVFLGAGYLLLSLLRDYR; from the coding sequence ATGGCTGTTCTGATGCCTGTGGCCGCGGCGGTGTTCTTTGCAGTGTGGCATTCATTCTGCGATGCCCTTGCGTGGCGTATCTACGAAGCGTTCTATTCGCCGCGCCGCAAGCAGGTGGCTGACAAGTACAGGTTCGTGCTGGGGGGCAGCTCGCGCTGCGAGGCCTGCTCAGCGCCGGTGAGTATCAGGGGCCTCGTACCGGTCGTCGGCTTCTTTCTGGTCAAAGGGCGGTGCGAACGCTGCACGCGGCCGATTTCGTGGCGGTTTCCGGTCTTTGAAGCGCTGGCGGCAGTTTACGGGCTTACGCTCGGCCTCAAAGAGCTGGCACCTGCCGAGTTTGTGCTCGCGACCATCGTCTACGCGCTGATTTGGGTCGTCATCGCCACCGATTACCGGGTGTTGCTGATACCGACCGAGGCAATTCTGGGGTTACTCATCACCGGGCTCGTCGGCCTGCTGCTCATTCGATATCCGCAGTGGTATCGCTTTGAGAGTATCGACCTCGGCCTCGATCTTTCAGTCGCGTTTGTCTGGTATGCACTGTTTCATCTGCTCCGAATTGCTTCGGGCTACAAAATGGGGCTTGCCGATGTGCGGCTGGTGCTGGCGCTCGGGTTTTTACTCGGCCACCCGCTGGCGCTCTACCTTCCAGGTTTTGCTGCGATGCTCGCTATCGGCTTCTATTTGCTCAGGCGCTATTCGGTGCTGATCTATGCACCCTCTGAGACGCAGATTCCATTCGGCGTCTTTCTGGGCGCTGGTTACTTGTTACTCAGCCTTCTGCGCGACTACCGATAG
- a CDS encoding tetratricopeptide repeat protein: MRAMILLLLAALTAMGCGKGYEELLKTGMDLRRAQKWGEAKHALFAAAEKKATAEVYKELGNVFLLGEQNIAEAEGYYKKSLAVEPTYINAQFNMGVISLKKYEFTLDDKGKGDEALLDEANSWFKKVYEQNPNFSIGIEEMAKYHYYRHDYKQALETAQKAIAVDNRNANAYSVTGQIYFSGLKDYKQAFENFEFARSLNNKDADVVFFLWATSEKLKKTQDSAQFKTRYEQMLKQEGLTTEQARERVKRLENQLKG; this comes from the coding sequence ATGAGAGCAATGATTCTGCTGCTGCTGGCAGCGCTTACCGCCATGGGTTGCGGCAAAGGTTACGAAGAGCTACTGAAAACCGGTATGGATCTGCGTCGGGCGCAGAAATGGGGTGAAGCCAAACACGCGCTCTTCGCCGCGGCTGAAAAGAAAGCCACGGCCGAAGTCTACAAAGAACTCGGTAACGTATTTCTTCTCGGCGAGCAGAACATTGCCGAAGCCGAAGGTTATTACAAGAAGTCGCTCGCTGTCGAGCCGACGTACATAAACGCGCAATTCAATATGGGGGTAATTAGCCTCAAGAAATACGAGTTTACTCTCGACGACAAGGGCAAAGGCGACGAGGCCCTGCTCGACGAAGCCAATAGCTGGTTTAAGAAAGTGTATGAGCAAAACCCCAACTTTTCGATCGGCATCGAAGAGATGGCGAAATACCATTACTACCGTCACGATTACAAGCAGGCGCTTGAAACTGCGCAAAAGGCGATCGCCGTCGACAACCGCAATGCGAACGCCTATTCGGTGACCGGCCAGATCTATTTCAGCGGGCTCAAAGACTATAAGCAGGCATTCGAAAATTTTGAGTTTGCGCGGTCTCTCAATAACAAAGACGCAGACGTTGTCTTCTTTCTCTGGGCGACGAGCGAAAAGCTCAAGAAAACTCAAGATTCAGCCCAGTTCAAAACCCGGTACGAGCAGATGCTCAAACAAGAGGGATTAACCACCGAACAGGCGCGTGAGCGCGTCAAAAGGCTCGAAAACCAGCTGAAGGGCTGA
- a CDS encoding DUF342 domain-containing protein, whose translation MATASDHLRKIILALENEEDLRTAEANKPPREVIVVADSVQQAMKLAAIEMQRDPIQLDYKILNKGGSQLWGLRRLPYRVHVFPAKEDTRFSDLEDMNVSLSGAIAQTALADDTPIAINAEGKILVRIYRTGVYIIVRPPVGEGQAVTMAQALERLRVAGVNAFDKGRVENEIKAKSGKQIKIAEWTPKPDADSQLQVEISADHMRATMTMTRPRPGGRHLQVADVMQALKANGVQFGFREQMIEKALEEEVYSTPVVVAEGKAPQHGRDGYIDYKIRIDKKVEFKEDESGRVDFLQRDLVENVVQGQVLAELVPAQRGTEGRDLFNKLMPAKNGNPVTMRPGPGTMLSDDGKKLLAEKNGQVLYRGGILSVHDMFTINGDVGIGTGNITFLGSILVTGSIEDNMHVKAAGGIEVAGTIQKAFVEAEGDIIVRQGIIGRDDAQVESTAGSVFGKFLQNATCMAEGDVVMGENIMHSKVYAGGNVVCNGKRAQLVGGEIICGGVVRVKSLGAMAATPTHVLAGVNPRAMQQMKQIAQIEKQLREKIAQAEINLKTLQQQKAAAPDAFSDAKEEQLVKTNAFKDKLEERLREALAEKENIETFMKEETSSGAVHVEKTVFPGVTIEINGATFSVQDEYNNVTFVEEQGRINIVAYVQPGDDDKHFQKNRRKGRYGETTRS comes from the coding sequence ATGGCAACTGCATCAGACCACCTGCGCAAAATTATTCTCGCTCTCGAGAACGAAGAAGACCTGCGCACAGCAGAAGCGAACAAGCCCCCCCGCGAGGTAATCGTCGTCGCCGACTCAGTGCAGCAGGCGATGAAACTCGCCGCGATTGAGATGCAGCGCGACCCGATTCAGCTCGACTACAAGATACTCAACAAGGGCGGCTCGCAGCTTTGGGGGCTGCGCCGTCTGCCATACCGCGTGCATGTTTTTCCCGCCAAAGAAGATACACGTTTCAGCGATCTCGAAGACATGAATGTCTCGCTTTCGGGAGCGATCGCGCAGACGGCGCTCGCCGACGATACACCGATCGCAATTAACGCCGAAGGTAAAATTCTGGTGCGCATCTACCGTACCGGGGTTTATATCATCGTGCGGCCCCCGGTGGGCGAAGGGCAGGCAGTCACCATGGCGCAGGCGCTCGAGAGGCTGCGCGTCGCGGGGGTCAACGCCTTTGACAAAGGCAGGGTCGAAAACGAAATCAAGGCCAAGTCGGGCAAACAGATCAAGATCGCAGAATGGACGCCGAAACCCGACGCCGATTCGCAGCTACAGGTTGAAATATCAGCCGATCACATGCGCGCGACGATGACGATGACGCGGCCGAGGCCGGGTGGCCGGCATTTGCAGGTTGCCGATGTCATGCAGGCTCTCAAGGCAAATGGCGTGCAATTTGGCTTTCGAGAACAGATGATCGAAAAGGCGCTCGAAGAAGAGGTCTATTCGACGCCGGTTGTCGTGGCAGAGGGCAAAGCCCCACAACACGGCCGCGACGGTTACATCGATTATAAAATCCGCATCGACAAAAAAGTTGAATTCAAAGAAGACGAATCGGGCCGCGTGGACTTCTTGCAGCGCGATCTGGTTGAGAACGTGGTGCAAGGGCAGGTGCTCGCAGAACTCGTGCCGGCGCAGCGTGGCACCGAGGGGCGCGATCTTTTCAACAAGCTGATGCCGGCGAAGAACGGTAACCCGGTGACGATGAGACCGGGCCCAGGCACGATGCTTTCAGACGACGGCAAGAAGTTGCTCGCTGAGAAGAACGGGCAGGTGCTCTACCGCGGTGGCATTCTCAGCGTTCATGACATGTTCACCATCAACGGCGATGTCGGCATCGGCACCGGTAATATTACGTTTCTGGGTTCGATTCTCGTCACCGGCAGTATTGAAGACAATATGCATGTGAAAGCCGCCGGGGGAATCGAAGTCGCCGGCACGATACAGAAGGCGTTCGTCGAAGCAGAAGGCGATATCATCGTGCGCCAGGGTATTATCGGCCGTGACGATGCGCAGGTCGAATCGACAGCCGGTTCAGTCTTCGGCAAATTCTTGCAGAATGCGACGTGCATGGCCGAAGGCGATGTCGTGATGGGTGAGAATATTATGCACTCGAAGGTTTATGCGGGCGGCAATGTGGTCTGCAACGGCAAACGCGCGCAGCTCGTCGGTGGCGAAATCATCTGCGGCGGCGTTGTGCGCGTCAAATCGCTCGGCGCGATGGCTGCAACACCGACGCACGTGCTCGCCGGCGTTAACCCGCGCGCGATGCAGCAGATGAAGCAGATCGCGCAAATTGAAAAGCAGCTGCGTGAAAAAATTGCACAGGCAGAAATTAACCTGAAGACCCTGCAGCAGCAGAAGGCCGCAGCGCCCGATGCTTTCAGCGATGCCAAAGAAGAGCAGCTCGTCAAAACCAACGCGTTCAAAGACAAACTCGAAGAGCGATTGCGCGAAGCCCTCGCCGAAAAAGAAAACATTGAGACTTTCATGAAAGAAGAAACGTCATCGGGCGCCGTTCACGTCGAAAAGACGGTGTTCCCGGGTGTGACCATTGAGATCAACGGTGCGACGTTCTCGGTGCAAGACGAGTATAATAATGTGACATTCGTCGAAGAGCAGGGCCGCATCAACATCGTGGCCTACGTGCAGCCCGGTGACGACGATAAACACTTTCAGAAAAACAGGCGTAAAGGACGCTACGGTGAAACCACTCGATCTTAA
- a CDS encoding FecR domain-containing protein, protein MKLSRRDKVVTAILLILIALLSYLMHCHWRNRFGSRGEAKPVGEVEYKYHQVQRKYSDRMIWEDVESRSPIYAYDWVMTKDKSDARITLNNGMKVDMDPESMVEIDETRDGVGLTLRDGTIRADSRTAKGASITAADGTKIDLDKANAQITSDGNGLSVDVKEGSATVKNRDQKTTVAAGEIGNVSQKGVTKEKTSIVLKAPAVGAVLDDPAKPVEFSFNAPADAESCAILLNAPGKPRRTITVNGGSHSEKLSDGSYQWRVSCRTKGGVITSSGGAFRMRPQQSFALISPAPGQVVTANNAESLRLAWRSSGPVHVDVSQDSGFASLVQSNDSSGQSLNVKNLKPGKYYWRVYPAGNKSAALQSSFTVSDKGELLAESDAADAKMNAEKAAKKKAADEAAAKKQQSEKSSAAAKITARGASTLNLEPDAKSGRFSASWSPVNKNYRYRLRVASDERLTEDLKTQTVQGKGSASVALPEGEFFYRVDVLPANGTRPLASSTLKSVTVKRKRLPPPPKVKSVQAE, encoded by the coding sequence ATGAAACTAAGCCGGCGCGACAAAGTCGTTACTGCAATTCTGCTGATTTTGATTGCGCTGCTGAGCTACCTCATGCACTGCCATTGGCGCAACCGTTTTGGTTCGCGCGGCGAAGCAAAACCGGTCGGTGAAGTGGAATACAAATACCACCAGGTACAGAGAAAGTATTCAGACCGCATGATCTGGGAAGACGTCGAATCGCGTTCGCCGATCTATGCGTATGACTGGGTGATGACGAAAGACAAATCTGACGCGCGCATCACGCTCAACAACGGCATGAAAGTCGACATGGACCCTGAAAGTATGGTCGAAATCGACGAAACGCGCGACGGCGTTGGGCTCACGCTCCGTGATGGTACCATTCGTGCAGATTCACGCACTGCAAAGGGTGCATCGATCACTGCCGCAGACGGCACGAAAATCGATCTCGACAAGGCAAACGCGCAAATTACGAGCGATGGTAACGGCTTGTCGGTTGACGTCAAAGAGGGCAGCGCGACCGTCAAAAACCGTGATCAGAAAACCACAGTGGCCGCCGGCGAAATCGGCAATGTTTCACAGAAAGGTGTCACGAAAGAAAAGACCTCAATTGTGCTCAAAGCTCCGGCGGTGGGTGCCGTGCTCGACGACCCCGCCAAACCGGTGGAGTTCAGTTTTAACGCGCCGGCCGATGCCGAGTCGTGCGCCATTCTCTTGAATGCGCCTGGTAAGCCGCGGCGCACGATCACCGTCAATGGTGGCTCGCACAGCGAAAAGCTGAGCGACGGCAGTTATCAGTGGCGGGTCAGTTGCCGCACTAAAGGTGGTGTCATCACTTCTTCGGGGGGCGCGTTTCGCATGCGGCCGCAGCAAAGTTTCGCTCTGATCTCGCCGGCACCCGGTCAGGTCGTCACTGCCAACAATGCCGAATCTCTCCGCCTAGCGTGGCGCTCATCGGGGCCCGTGCATGTCGATGTCTCACAAGACAGTGGATTTGCCTCGCTGGTGCAATCGAATGATTCCAGCGGGCAGTCGCTGAACGTCAAGAATCTGAAACCGGGTAAATATTACTGGCGGGTTTACCCTGCCGGCAACAAGTCTGCGGCGCTGCAATCATCGTTCACGGTTTCTGATAAAGGTGAACTTCTGGCAGAAAGCGATGCGGCAGACGCCAAAATGAACGCAGAGAAGGCCGCGAAGAAAAAGGCGGCAGACGAAGCAGCCGCGAAAAAACAGCAGAGCGAAAAATCCTCAGCGGCTGCAAAAATAACCGCGCGGGGAGCCAGCACCCTGAACCTTGAACCCGATGCGAAAAGTGGCCGTTTCAGCGCCAGCTGGTCGCCCGTGAATAAAAATTACCGTTATCGGTTGCGCGTTGCGAGCGATGAAAGACTGACCGAAGACCTAAAGACCCAAACCGTGCAAGGAAAAGGCAGCGCGTCCGTTGCCCTGCCTGAAGGTGAATTCTTCTACCGTGTCGATGTCTTACCCGCGAACGGAACCAGGCCACTGGCCTCATCGACTCTGAAATCGGTAACGGTGAAGCGTAAACGCCTGCCTCCGCCGCCGAAGGTCAAGTCGGTCCAGGCCGAATAA
- a CDS encoding cytochrome c maturation protein CcmE, which translates to MRVKLALFFSLAAAALVILVFTSSSNAAQVHLKLHEFEAEMGKPGGDKILRRNLTLYGKVKEGSIEREGVKARFVLVDSGRELKVEHSGKTLLPDTFQDGADAGVEGVYDAQHKTFTSHKVMAKCASRYEAAGGEKAKTY; encoded by the coding sequence ATGCGTGTAAAATTGGCACTCTTTTTCAGCCTAGCTGCCGCCGCGCTGGTGATTCTCGTTTTCACGTCGAGCTCGAATGCCGCGCAGGTGCACCTGAAACTGCACGAATTTGAGGCCGAGATGGGCAAACCCGGCGGCGACAAGATTCTGCGCCGCAACTTGACTCTGTATGGCAAAGTCAAAGAGGGCAGCATCGAGCGTGAGGGCGTTAAGGCCCGCTTTGTGCTGGTCGATTCGGGCCGCGAGCTCAAAGTCGAGCACTCGGGCAAAACCCTTCTTCCCGACACGTTTCAAGATGGTGCGGATGCAGGTGTTGAGGGGGTCTATGATGCACAGCACAAGACTTTTACCTCGCACAAGGTTATGGCCAAGTGCGCTTCACGCTATGAAGCCGCTGGCGGCGAAAAGGCCAAGACCTACTGA